In Halichondria panicea chromosome 13, odHalPani1.1, whole genome shotgun sequence, one genomic interval encodes:
- the LOC135346738 gene encoding protein asteroid homolog 1-like isoform X1, with protein sequence MGIRTLTTYMNEKGHFESVTLRKVSSRIVIDGFSLSYQLFCGIGWGDYCEFYEKVLDFFTMLKSIGIEAYVVVDGIDYENEKAATSDDRVLQRLRMMSRAKSQIEQLKKNEMIVPNLAKVVFVDAVRKTIGARFFVADGEADRDVVSLANHLGCPVLGLDSDFFIFNINHGLILIPHNLQDLKTEVQYFHYQKFDRTCNFSHPQIRLFLPYCLGNDFHSRHALPELGIDQEAKVELIVEKLNNSSLNIDDYQGELASDRKFYEVVPHSFEDLSQHSAFSTSVPQWIVSRFKRGEFSRNVMHFLVGHILKGSKIWNYILVVEDIKRESAWKVTNSVLLYAIGALISCYESGSIPEIIVRVRQKSLCKLEEHNISSLLNEKHLEILGSHNLLNIPDMPKIKRRDIVLRVFQCKQISAELENVSEDLKLAVVASRCWLMAIHSSVDHRFKAFILALVLCLQKCLCKGSDEIKDCRNQMKALDRIHYLAQWECMLHLANTFNQILGCPFTYTSLGRMFSATVFQKFFVNLPNPLYSMLDEEGRIMYNAITKELLPDAPVEPVRQAHAVRLQYSIPTQNRFASLSNFVD encoded by the coding sequence ATGGGAATTCGGACCTTAACCACCTACATGAACGAGAAGGGGCACTTCGAGTCTGTAACCCTGAGAAAAGTTTCCAGTAGGATTGTCATTGATGGATTTAGCTTGTCCTATCAACTGTTTTGTGGAATTGGATGGGGTGATTATTGTGAGTTTTATGAGAAGGTTCTAGATTTCTTTACAATGCTAAAGTCTATCGGAATCGAGGCCTATGTGGTAGTCGATGGTATTGATTATGAAAATGAAAAGGCAGCAACTAGTGATGATCGAGTTTTACAGCGGCTTAGGATGATGAGTAGGGCCAAATCTCAGATTGAACAGCTTAAAAAGAACGAGATGATTGTTCCTAATCTGGCAAAAGTTGTGTTTGTCGATGCTGTTCGTAAAACCATTGGGGCTAGGTTCTTTGTTGCCGATGGTGAAGCTGATCGAGATGTGGTGTCACTTGCAAATCATCTTGGCTGTCCCGTCTTAGGCTTGGACTCGGATTTCTTCATTTTTAACATAAACCACGGACTGATTCTCATACCGCACAATTTACAAGACCTTAAAACAGAGGTGCAGTATTTTCACTATCAGAAATTTGATCGAACATGCAACTTTAGCCACCCTCAAATCCGCCTTTTCTTACCATACTGTCTTGGCAACGACTTTCACAGTCGCCATGCACTACCTGAGCTAGGAATTGATCAGGAGGCTAAAGTAGAGTTAATAGTTGAAAAGCTTAATAACTCCTCTTTAAACATTGATGATTATCAAGGAGAACTCGCTAGTGATCGTAAGTTTTATGAAGTTGTCCCTCATTCATTTGAAGACCTGTCTCAACACTCAGCATTTAGTACATCAGTCCCTCAGTGGATTGTATCTCGTTTCAAAAGAGGAGAGTTTTCGCGCAATGTAATGCATTTCTTGGTAGGCCATATTCTGAAGGGGAGCAAAATCTGGAATTATATACTAGTTGTTGAAGATATAAAGAGAGAGTCTGCTTGGAAAGTGACCAATTCGGTTCTTCTGTATGCTATTGGTGCTCTCATTAGTTGCTATGAAAGTGGCAGTATCCCTGAAATTATTGTGAGGGTCAGGCAAAAATCGCTGTGTAAATTAGAAGAACACAACATTTCCTCCTTGCTCAATGAGAAGCATTTAGAGATTCTTGGATCACACAATTTGTTGAATATTCCTGATATGCCCAAAATAAAACGAAGAGACATCGTTTTACGTGTATTTCAGTGCAAACAAATTTCAGCGGAATTGGAGAATGTCTCTGAAGATCTGAAATTAGCAGTAGTTGCAAGCCGGTGTTGGCTGATGGCTATTCACTCAAGTGTGGACCATCGATTCAAGGCTTTCATTTTGGCTCTTGTTCTCTGCCTTCAAAAGTGTCTCTGTAAAGGCAGTGATGAAATTAAGGATTGCCGTAACCAAATGAAGGCTCTTGATCGGATCCACTACTTAGCTCAATGGGAATGCATGCTTCACCTTGCCAATACTTTCAACCAGATCCTCGGCTGCCCTTTTACCTACACAAGCCTGGGTCGTATGTTCTCTGCAACAGTATTTCAAAAATTTTTCGTGAACTTACCCAATCCTCTCTACTCAATGCTTGACGAAGAAGGGAGGATTATGTACAATGCAATAACAAAAGAGCTTCTCCCGGATGCACCAGTCGAACCTGTTCGCCAAGCCCATGCTGTTCGATTACAATATTCAATCCCTACTCAGAACAGATTTGCATCATTGTCTAACTTTGTGGATTGA
- the LOC135346738 gene encoding exportin-5-like isoform X3 → MSDDLVEGNLDNAKKVEQFKDESPYCLRCGFILSEEHVPVIRHFGLQLMEHFVKYRWRSLSLDDGREFQLNLLQFLSNKLLPYDQEPTFVKEALARVTVETAKKMWPQRWDSFITDLGTVSKCGSTQVELVLLIFCRLAEDIHGYESGMTSGRKREMAAALNQQSQTVFTFLISNLESPLSEPLCQTALSTIVSFVEWVEFPTLLMEDAKLIKLLYNLIGVEELKTVACECLLPILSRKGDVRKTEGDRTTILSFLLSTEALNGIMAASILANSQGVVEEQYVFLKRVCQVLVHLGTSQLALLWTYSLTFKPPEALELYLQVVAEFTKHDSQLLSLTSADVWITFLSHNHLKDHPVFKDHLTHLLTIARQKLLKVGDPDVYDHVSSEYSRLDFDGADDFMLFFATLTCKCTLHISEALTVTEQMVQKKLEPGQEWEGLVAFLECWTGTLRSNAELLKW, encoded by the exons ATGTCCGATGATTTGGTAGAGGGGAATCTAGACAATGCTAAG AAAGTGGAGCAGTTCAAAGATGAGAGTCCGTACTGTTTGAGGTGTGGCTTCATTCTGTCCGAGGAGCACGTCCCTGTCATCAGGCACTTTGGATTGCAACTCATGGAGCATTTTGTTAA GTATCGATGGAGGAGCTTGAGTCTGGATGATGGCAGAGAGTTCCAACTGAACCTGCTTCAGTTCCTCTCAAAT AAACTCCTTCCTTATGATCAAGAGCCCACTTTCGTTAAGGAGGCTCTGGCTAGGGTCACCGTGGAAACAGCCAAAAAGATGTGGCCGCAGAGATGGGATTCGTTTATCACTGACTTGGGGACTGTCTCAAAGTGTGGG TCCACCCAGGTGGAGCTGGTGTTGCTAATATTTTGTCGTCTGGCTGAGGACATCCACGGGTACGAGTCTGGCATGACCTCAGGGCGTAAGAGGGAGATGGCAGCTGCCCTCAACCAGCAGTCTCAGACAGTCTTCACTTTTCTCATTAGCAACTTAGAG TCTCCTCTGTCGGAGCCCCTTTGTCAAACTGCCCTGAGCACGATAGTCAGCtttgtggagtgggtggagtttcCCACCCTCCTGATGGAGGACGCCAAGCTTATTAAGCTCCTCTACAACCTCATAGGGGTGGAGGAACTTAAGACGGTCGCCTGTGAGTGTCTACTGCCTATCCTCTCCAGAAAA GGTGATGTTCGCAAGACAGAGGGAGACAGGACCACAATTCTCTCATTTCTTCTCTCCACTGAAGCTCTCAATGGAATCATGGCTGCTTCAAT ACTGGCCAACTCGCAAGGTGTGGTGGAGGAGCAATACGTGTTCCTGAAGAGGGTGTGTCAAGTCCTGGTCCACTTGGGCACCTCTCAGCTGGCACTGCTCTGG ACATACTCTCTGACATTCAAGCCTCCGGAGGCTCTGGAACTGTACCTCCAGGTTGTGGCTGAGTTCACTAAGCACGACAGCCAG CTGCTGAGCCTGACGTCAGCTGATGTGTGGATCACGTTCCTCTCCCACAATCACCTGAAGGACCACCCAGTGTTCAAggaccacctcacacacctccTCACAATAGCCCGACAGAAACTGCTCAAG GTGGGTGACCCTGATGTGTACGACCATGTCAGTTCAGAGTATTCCCGTCTGGACTTTGATGGGGCGGATGACTTTATGCTCTTCTTTGCGA CACTAACTTGCAAATGTACATTACATATAAGTGAAGCTCTCACCGTCACTGAGCAGATGGTCCAGAAGAAACTTGAACCTGGGCAAG AGTGGGAGGGTCTAGTCGCATTCCTTGAGTGCTGGACTGGAACACTGAGATCTAATGCTGAGCTCCTCAAGTG GTGA
- the LOC135346738 gene encoding exportin-5-like isoform X2, which translates to MDPSSIQAERAECSQKVEQFKDESPYCLRCGFILSEEHVPVIRHFGLQLMEHFVKYRWRSLSLDDGREFQLNLLQFLSNKLLPYDQEPTFVKEALARVTVETAKKMWPQRWDSFITDLGTVSKCGSTQVELVLLIFCRLAEDIHGYESGMTSGRKREMAAALNQQSQTVFTFLISNLESPLSEPLCQTALSTIVSFVEWVEFPTLLMEDAKLIKLLYNLIGVEELKTVACECLLPILSRKGDVRKTEGDRTTILSFLLSTEALNGIMAASILANSQGVVEEQYVFLKRVCQVLVHLGTSQLALLWTYSLTFKPPEALELYLQVVAEFTKHDSQLLSLTSADVWITFLSHNHLKDHPVFKDHLTHLLTIARQKLLKVGDPDVYDHVSSEYSRLDFDGADDFMLFFATLTCKCTLHISEALTVTEQMVQKKLEPGQEWEGLVAFLECWTGTLRSNAELLKW; encoded by the exons ATGGACCCCTCGTCCATTCAGGCAGAGAGAGCAGAGTGTAGTCAG AAAGTGGAGCAGTTCAAAGATGAGAGTCCGTACTGTTTGAGGTGTGGCTTCATTCTGTCCGAGGAGCACGTCCCTGTCATCAGGCACTTTGGATTGCAACTCATGGAGCATTTTGTTAA GTATCGATGGAGGAGCTTGAGTCTGGATGATGGCAGAGAGTTCCAACTGAACCTGCTTCAGTTCCTCTCAAAT AAACTCCTTCCTTATGATCAAGAGCCCACTTTCGTTAAGGAGGCTCTGGCTAGGGTCACCGTGGAAACAGCCAAAAAGATGTGGCCGCAGAGATGGGATTCGTTTATCACTGACTTGGGGACTGTCTCAAAGTGTGGG TCCACCCAGGTGGAGCTGGTGTTGCTAATATTTTGTCGTCTGGCTGAGGACATCCACGGGTACGAGTCTGGCATGACCTCAGGGCGTAAGAGGGAGATGGCAGCTGCCCTCAACCAGCAGTCTCAGACAGTCTTCACTTTTCTCATTAGCAACTTAGAG TCTCCTCTGTCGGAGCCCCTTTGTCAAACTGCCCTGAGCACGATAGTCAGCtttgtggagtgggtggagtttcCCACCCTCCTGATGGAGGACGCCAAGCTTATTAAGCTCCTCTACAACCTCATAGGGGTGGAGGAACTTAAGACGGTCGCCTGTGAGTGTCTACTGCCTATCCTCTCCAGAAAA GGTGATGTTCGCAAGACAGAGGGAGACAGGACCACAATTCTCTCATTTCTTCTCTCCACTGAAGCTCTCAATGGAATCATGGCTGCTTCAAT ACTGGCCAACTCGCAAGGTGTGGTGGAGGAGCAATACGTGTTCCTGAAGAGGGTGTGTCAAGTCCTGGTCCACTTGGGCACCTCTCAGCTGGCACTGCTCTGG ACATACTCTCTGACATTCAAGCCTCCGGAGGCTCTGGAACTGTACCTCCAGGTTGTGGCTGAGTTCACTAAGCACGACAGCCAG CTGCTGAGCCTGACGTCAGCTGATGTGTGGATCACGTTCCTCTCCCACAATCACCTGAAGGACCACCCAGTGTTCAAggaccacctcacacacctccTCACAATAGCCCGACAGAAACTGCTCAAG GTGGGTGACCCTGATGTGTACGACCATGTCAGTTCAGAGTATTCCCGTCTGGACTTTGATGGGGCGGATGACTTTATGCTCTTCTTTGCGA CACTAACTTGCAAATGTACATTACATATAAGTGAAGCTCTCACCGTCACTGAGCAGATGGTCCAGAAGAAACTTGAACCTGGGCAAG AGTGGGAGGGTCTAGTCGCATTCCTTGAGTGCTGGACTGGAACACTGAGATCTAATGCTGAGCTCCTCAAGTG GTGA
- the LOC135346738 gene encoding exportin-5-like isoform X4 — protein sequence MDPSSIQAERAECSQKVEQFKDESPYCLRCGFILSEEHVPVIRHFGLQLMEHFVKYRWRSLSLDDGREFQLNLLQFLSNKLLPYDQEPTFVKEALARVTVETAKKMWPQRWDSFITDLGTVSKCGSTQVELVLLIFCRLAEDIHGYESGMTSGRKREMAAALNQQSQTVFTFLISNLESPLSEPLCQTALSTIVSFVEWVEFPTLLMEDAKLIKLLYNLIGVEELKTVACECLLPILSRKGDVRKTEGDRTTILSFLLSTEALNGIMAASILANSQGVVEEQYVFLKRVCQVLVHLGTSQLALLWTYSLTFKPPEALELYLQVVAEFTKHDSQLLSLTSADVWITFLSHNHLKDHPVFKDHLTHLLTIARQKLLKVGDPDVYDHVSSEYSRLDFDGADDFMLFFATLTCKCTLHISEALTVTEQMVQKKLEPGQELVQS from the exons ATGGACCCCTCGTCCATTCAGGCAGAGAGAGCAGAGTGTAGTCAG AAAGTGGAGCAGTTCAAAGATGAGAGTCCGTACTGTTTGAGGTGTGGCTTCATTCTGTCCGAGGAGCACGTCCCTGTCATCAGGCACTTTGGATTGCAACTCATGGAGCATTTTGTTAA GTATCGATGGAGGAGCTTGAGTCTGGATGATGGCAGAGAGTTCCAACTGAACCTGCTTCAGTTCCTCTCAAAT AAACTCCTTCCTTATGATCAAGAGCCCACTTTCGTTAAGGAGGCTCTGGCTAGGGTCACCGTGGAAACAGCCAAAAAGATGTGGCCGCAGAGATGGGATTCGTTTATCACTGACTTGGGGACTGTCTCAAAGTGTGGG TCCACCCAGGTGGAGCTGGTGTTGCTAATATTTTGTCGTCTGGCTGAGGACATCCACGGGTACGAGTCTGGCATGACCTCAGGGCGTAAGAGGGAGATGGCAGCTGCCCTCAACCAGCAGTCTCAGACAGTCTTCACTTTTCTCATTAGCAACTTAGAG TCTCCTCTGTCGGAGCCCCTTTGTCAAACTGCCCTGAGCACGATAGTCAGCtttgtggagtgggtggagtttcCCACCCTCCTGATGGAGGACGCCAAGCTTATTAAGCTCCTCTACAACCTCATAGGGGTGGAGGAACTTAAGACGGTCGCCTGTGAGTGTCTACTGCCTATCCTCTCCAGAAAA GGTGATGTTCGCAAGACAGAGGGAGACAGGACCACAATTCTCTCATTTCTTCTCTCCACTGAAGCTCTCAATGGAATCATGGCTGCTTCAAT ACTGGCCAACTCGCAAGGTGTGGTGGAGGAGCAATACGTGTTCCTGAAGAGGGTGTGTCAAGTCCTGGTCCACTTGGGCACCTCTCAGCTGGCACTGCTCTGG ACATACTCTCTGACATTCAAGCCTCCGGAGGCTCTGGAACTGTACCTCCAGGTTGTGGCTGAGTTCACTAAGCACGACAGCCAG CTGCTGAGCCTGACGTCAGCTGATGTGTGGATCACGTTCCTCTCCCACAATCACCTGAAGGACCACCCAGTGTTCAAggaccacctcacacacctccTCACAATAGCCCGACAGAAACTGCTCAAG GTGGGTGACCCTGATGTGTACGACCATGTCAGTTCAGAGTATTCCCGTCTGGACTTTGATGGGGCGGATGACTTTATGCTCTTCTTTGCGA CACTAACTTGCAAATGTACATTACATATAAGTGAAGCTCTCACCGTCACTGAGCAGATGGTCCAGAAGAAACTTGAACCTGGGCAAG agctaGTGCAGTCATAG
- the LOC135346738 gene encoding exportin-5-like isoform X5, translating to MDPSSIQAERAECSQKVEQFKDESPYCLRCGFILSEEHVPVIRHFGLQLMEHFVKYRWRSLSLDDGREFQLNLLQFLSNKLLPYDQEPTFVKEALARVTVETAKKMWPQRWDSFITDLGTVSKCGSTQVELVLLIFCRLAEDIHGYESGMTSGRKREMAAALNQQSQTVFTFLISNLESPLSEPLCQTALSTIVSFVEWVEFPTLLMEDAKLIKLLYNLIGVEELKTVACECLLPILSRKGDVRKTEGDRTTILSFLLSTEALNGIMAASILANSQGVVEEQYVFLKRVCQVLVHLGTSQLALLWTYSLTFKPPEALELYLQVVAEFTKHDSQLLSLTSADVWITFLSHNHLKDHPVFKDHLTHLLTIARQKLLKVGDPDVYDHVSSEYSRLDFDGADDFMLFFAKLVQS from the exons ATGGACCCCTCGTCCATTCAGGCAGAGAGAGCAGAGTGTAGTCAG AAAGTGGAGCAGTTCAAAGATGAGAGTCCGTACTGTTTGAGGTGTGGCTTCATTCTGTCCGAGGAGCACGTCCCTGTCATCAGGCACTTTGGATTGCAACTCATGGAGCATTTTGTTAA GTATCGATGGAGGAGCTTGAGTCTGGATGATGGCAGAGAGTTCCAACTGAACCTGCTTCAGTTCCTCTCAAAT AAACTCCTTCCTTATGATCAAGAGCCCACTTTCGTTAAGGAGGCTCTGGCTAGGGTCACCGTGGAAACAGCCAAAAAGATGTGGCCGCAGAGATGGGATTCGTTTATCACTGACTTGGGGACTGTCTCAAAGTGTGGG TCCACCCAGGTGGAGCTGGTGTTGCTAATATTTTGTCGTCTGGCTGAGGACATCCACGGGTACGAGTCTGGCATGACCTCAGGGCGTAAGAGGGAGATGGCAGCTGCCCTCAACCAGCAGTCTCAGACAGTCTTCACTTTTCTCATTAGCAACTTAGAG TCTCCTCTGTCGGAGCCCCTTTGTCAAACTGCCCTGAGCACGATAGTCAGCtttgtggagtgggtggagtttcCCACCCTCCTGATGGAGGACGCCAAGCTTATTAAGCTCCTCTACAACCTCATAGGGGTGGAGGAACTTAAGACGGTCGCCTGTGAGTGTCTACTGCCTATCCTCTCCAGAAAA GGTGATGTTCGCAAGACAGAGGGAGACAGGACCACAATTCTCTCATTTCTTCTCTCCACTGAAGCTCTCAATGGAATCATGGCTGCTTCAAT ACTGGCCAACTCGCAAGGTGTGGTGGAGGAGCAATACGTGTTCCTGAAGAGGGTGTGTCAAGTCCTGGTCCACTTGGGCACCTCTCAGCTGGCACTGCTCTGG ACATACTCTCTGACATTCAAGCCTCCGGAGGCTCTGGAACTGTACCTCCAGGTTGTGGCTGAGTTCACTAAGCACGACAGCCAG CTGCTGAGCCTGACGTCAGCTGATGTGTGGATCACGTTCCTCTCCCACAATCACCTGAAGGACCACCCAGTGTTCAAggaccacctcacacacctccTCACAATAGCCCGACAGAAACTGCTCAAG GTGGGTGACCCTGATGTGTACGACCATGTCAGTTCAGAGTATTCCCGTCTGGACTTTGATGGGGCGGATGACTTTATGCTCTTCTTTGCGA agctaGTGCAGTCATAG
- the LOC135346742 gene encoding protein asteroid homolog 1-like yields the protein MGIPKLTSYIKETNRIVQTNIRNMSSIVIDGYALCYKLYLGVKSGDYCQFYKKVTAYLSDLNREIKVYVVIDGVDCENRKLETSRRRDGQRLQRLWQIDSRVDELSPFEIVISFMAKTVFIDAVCDSSVKYFVADGEADQDVVRLANHLCCPVFGFDSDYLIFNIEGGYIPIDDGRGGVTNLHGVVPCFTYHSFDSAYNLSSDARLLIPYCVGNDFHGSNALPELQIEKYASVGTVVSKLKGRVKFDDFQNTVAEDYKFYRVDPHSFEELSQSRFLSRFNPLVPEWVVMQFKVGQFSHISMRFLASKDTKTWNYTIAIEDVNKESASEVTNTVFPFIAGALLSLERCETPPVRVCRKPKSYNFEANKVALLDRHRNILGSFNLLNIRDCPSEDREMNLLRVFHCKSVCKTLRKIPDELKLAVVASRCWLKSVIHSIDHQFKAFILALVFCFHTCYSRSRSEFEIPPNEMGRLRRIHHLAQWECMMHLVIDFNQILGSPFPYTSLGHLFSTTVFLNFFTSQPDSLDSKLDEEGTRDIYDAITKKLLPDAPVEPVRQAQVVRAPRPQAIVTQNRFAQLS from the coding sequence ATGGGGATACCAAAGCTAACTTCCTACATCAAGGAGACAAATCGTATTGTGCAAACAAATATCAGGAATATGTCAAGTATTGTCATTGATGGCTATGCTTTGTGCTATAAGCTTTATCTTGGAGTTAAAAGTGGAGATTACTGTCAATTTTATAAAAAGGTTACCGCTTATCTTTCAGACTTGAATCGTGAAATAAAAGTGTATGTTGTTATAGATGGTGTTGACTGTGAAAATAGAAAGTTGGAAACCAGCAGACGTAGAGATGGACAACGTCTTCAGAGATTGTGGCAGATTGATTCTCGAGTCGATGAGCTTTCACCTTTTGAGATTGTTATCTCTTTCATGGCCAAGACCGTGTTTATAGATGCTGTTTGTGATTCCTCAGTGAAATACTTTGTCGCTGATGGTGAAGCAGATCAGGACGTTGTCCGTCTTGCAAATCATCTTTGTTGCCCTGTATTTGGCTTTGATTCCGACTACTTGATTTTCAACATTGAAGGTGGGTACATTCCCATTGATGATGGTAGAGGTGGAGTAACGAATCTGCATGGAGTAGTGCCTTGCTTTACTTATCATTCATTTGATTCTGCCTACAACCTCAGTTCTGATGCTCGTCTTCTGATACCCTATTGTGTTGGAAATGATTTTCATGGTTCCAACGCTCTCCCTGAATTACAGATTGAAAAATATGCTTCGGTGGGAACTGTTGTCTCGAAACTTAAAGGTAGAGTGAAGTTTGATGATTTCCAGAACACAGTTGCAGAAGATTACAAGTTTTATCGTGTAGACCCTCACTCGTTTGAAGAATTATCTCAGTCTAGGTTTTTAAGTCGTTTTAACCCCTTAGTCCCTGAGTGGGTCGTAATGCAATTTAAAGTAGGCCAGTTCTCGCACATTTCAATGAGATTTCTTGCAAGCAAGGATACCAAAACCTGGAATTACACTATAGCCATCGAAGATGTGAATAAAGAATCCGCTTCAGAGGTGACGAATACTGTCTTTCCGTTCATTGCTGGTGCACTGCTCAGCCTTGAAAGATGCGAAACTCCTCCTGTACGAGTTTGCCGCAAGCCAAAGTCATATAATTTTGAAGCCAATAAAGTTGCTCTGTTAGATAGGCACAGGAATATTCTTGGCTCGTTTAACTTGCTGAATATCCGAGATTGTCCCTCGGAAGATCGTGAGATGAACCTTTTACGAGTCTTCCACTGCAAGTCTGTGTGTAAGACGCTACGGAAAATTCCAGACGAGCTGAAGTTAGCAGTAGTTGCTAGCAGATGTTGGTTAAAGAGCGTCATTCACAGCATTGATCATCAATTCAAGGCTTTCATTCTTGCACTAGTTTTCTGCTTTCACACGTGCTATTCTAGATCTAGATCCGAGTTTGAAATTCCTCCAAATGAAATGGGACGCCTTCGCAGGATCCACCACTTAGCTCAGTGGGAATGCATGATGCACCTAGTGATTGATTTTAATCAAATCCTCGGCTCTCCTTTTCCCTACACGAGTCTTGGTCATCTGTTTTCTACGACAGTATTTCTGAATTTTTTTACGAGCCAACCCGACTCTCTCGATTCTAAACTTGACGAAGAAGGTACTAGAGATATCTACGATGCAATAACGAAAAAACTACTCCCTGACGCACCAGTTGAACCTGTTCGTCAAGCCCAAGTTGTACGTGCTCCCAGACCGCAAGCAATTGTAACTCAGAATAGGTTTGCTCAGCTGTCTTAg
- the LOC135346413 gene encoding protein asteroid homolog 1-like produces the protein MGVPKLKKFVSSSKGWYTIQVSGKVVIDGNSLCYNLNKQHEWKFGGDYKDFYETVTVYIQELKALEIEPYIVVDGMAHDNSKYQTYIARNEERINGIAISQSLGTAPHNIFILPCPVISEDSDFFIFNIEAGYIPLTGGDQQTRIEFQKPVKRFQHKEFDKSLKLNEEQRLFFPFILGNDFHKGVSRSSLQLTFSTPLRNISRKLSMLDFSNATLTQFVCPNPTSQMENIKLYYRGAARSFDDLASTSSLLELYPHTQEWIMQEYKNGRFMAPIMSLATCPTMKRWRHTIVVEDFSQQSAWKVTKFGRKFIIGALLGDQANKHQIVTTEIKPPSPDNSKLALVDTEVILAPKHTTILPVPLKDVPQMPVTVRKEIMYRVFHYTEPAESDIPEGLQLAMIARCCWVRKVACDNTHLIQSLVCCILTCYGHFPMTDRRDGCKLAQHEILFFLHSYAQWQCLLHHVIAFNQVLSHPFPYTSPARLFSSSLLLHFYQQTSQVLQEKMDTLATSMLQIITESKYSTESLKDIELEPSQTKKRRTTY, from the exons ATGGGAGTACCCAAGTTGAAGAAGTTTGTGTCCAGTAGCAAAGGATGGTACACAATACAAGTGTCAGGCAAAGTAGTCATCGATGGCAACTCACTCTGCTATAATCTGAACAAACAGCATGAGTGGAAGTTTGGAGGTGATTACAAAGACTTCTATGAAACGGTTACAGTGTACATTCAAGAGCTCAAGGCATTAGAAATAGAGCCGTACATTGTGGTGGATGGTATGGCTCACGATAACAGCAAGTATCAGACGTACATAGCGAGAAACGAAGAGCGTATCAACGGAATTGCTATCAGCCAATCCCTAGGCACAGCACCACACAACATT TTTATCTTGCCCTGCCCTGTTATCAGCGAAGATTCAGACTTCTTCATTTTCAACATTGAAGCTGGCTACATACCATTGACAGGTGGTGACCAACAAACACGAATTGAGTTTCAAAAGCCAGTCAAACGATTTCAGCATAAAGAATTCGATAAAAGCTTAAAACTGAACGAAGAACAGCGGCTGTTCTTTCCTTTTATCCTAGgcaatgacttccataagGGTGTTTCACGGTCCTCACTGCAATTAACCTTCAGCACACCACTCCGCAACATCTCAAGAAAACTATCAATGCTAGATTTCAGCAATGCAACTTTGACACAATTCGTTTGTCCGAACCCCACAAGCCAGATGGAAAATATCAAATTGTACTACAGAGGGGCAGCTCGATCATTTGATGACCTTGCATCTACCAGTTCACTTCTGGAGTTGTATCCACACACCCAGGAGTGGATCATGCAAGAGTACAAGAATGGTAGGTTCATGGCTCCAATAATGAGTCTTGCAACTTGCCCTACTATGAAGCGGTGGCGACACACCATAGTGGTTGAAGATTTCAGCCAACAAAGCGCGTGGAAGGTTACAAAATTTGGAAGAAAATTTATCATTGGGGCTTTACTTGGTGACCAAGCAAACAAGCATCAGATAGTGACAACCGAAATTAAGCCACCATCACCTGACAACTCAAAACTTGCATTGGTGGACACCGAAGTCATCTTAGCTCCAAAGCACACCACAATTCTACCTGTGCCACTAAAAGATGTTCCACAAATGCCAGTCACCGTTCGCAAGGAGATAATGTATCGTGTGTTTCACTATACCGAGCCTGCTGAGTCGGACATTCCTGAGGGGCTACAGTTAGCCATGATTGCAAGGTGCTGCTGGGTACGTAAAGTAGCTTGCGACAATACACACCTGATTCAGTCACTCGTATGCTGTATTCTAACCTGCTACGGCCATTTTCCAATGACTGATCGAAGAGACGGATGTAAGTTAGCTCAACATGAGATTCTGTTTTTTCTACACTCCTATGCTCAGTGGCAGTGTCTACTACATCACGTTATCGCGTTTAACCAAGTTCTAAGCCACCCCTTTCCATACACAAGCCCTGCTAGGCTATTCTCTTCAAGTTTACTTCTACACTTCTACCAGCAGACCTCACAGGTCCTACAAGAAAAGATGGACACATTGGCAACGAGTATGCTACAAATAATTACAGAGAGCAAGTATTCTACTGAAAGTTTGAAAGATATTGAACTAGAGCCTTCGCAGACAAAGAAACGTCGCACTACATACTGA